DNA from Verrucomicrobiia bacterium:
GGCTTCTGGGAAGTGGCCAAAAAAATCCGCTTCTTTCGCAAGGTTCTCTCCCAGGTCAAAACCGAACTGCAGACCCGAAAACCGGACTTGGTTCTCCTGGTCGACTACCCCGGAATGAATTTGAAAATCGCCCGACTGGCCAAATCGCTGGGGCTTAAGGTCGGCTACTTCGTCTCCCCCCAGTTCTGGGCCTGGAAGGAAGGTCGGGTGGAAGCGGTCAAAAAAAACGTGGACAAAATGGTGGTGCTTTTCCTTTTCGAAATCGATTTCTACAAAAAGCACGGCCTCGAGGCCGAATGCTACGGCCACCCCTTTCTTGATCTGGTCAAGCCGGAAATCCCCAAAGCGGAGTTTTTCCGGCAAAACGGCCTCGACCCCCTGCTTCCTTTGATTTCCTTCTTCCCCGGTTCCCGCAAACAGCAGTTGGAACGGCACCTCCCCTTGATTTTCCAAACCCTTTCCCGTTTGAAAGCCGACGGTCTTCGCTTTCAAAGCTGCTGGGGTCTGGCGCCGGGACTTTCAAAAGAATGCTCGGCGCAAATGTTGCCCGAAGAGTTCAAACCGGAGGTCAAGCTCATCGACCAAAGGCGTTACAGTTTGATGGCCGCCTCCGACTTCGCCCTTTCCTCCGTCGGCACAATCACGTTGGAGCTCGCCTTGCTGCAAACCCCCTTTCTGATTTTCTACAAAACCTCCCCGTTGACCTACTTTCTGGCCAAGCGCTGGGTCAAACTGCCTTACGTGGGACTGGTAAACCTCGTTGCTGAAAAGAAAATCGTCCCGGAGTTTCTGCAAAGCGAAGCCATGCCGGAAAAACTGGCCGAATCCGCGTACTTTTATTTGAAGGAGCCTTTGCTGTCCGCGCGGCTGAAAGAAAAGCTGGCAACGGTTCGCGAAAACTTGGGCTCCCCCGGCGCGCTCCCCAAAATCGCCGCCTCTTTTTGCCGGCTTGTCTAAATAAAGCCTTTTGCTTTACTTCCTTTTATGCTTTTCTTTTTGTACCGAATCGGATTCTGGCTCGCTTTCCCCGTTCTTTTTTTATGGATGCTGGCGGAAGCGGCCGTGGAAGGCCGCAAAATCTGGCAGCGCCTGGGCATGGCTTTGCCCAAACCGGCGGGAGGGAAACGCATCTGGCTGCACGCCTCTTCAGTGGGAGAAGTCAACGTTTTGGACTTGCTTGTTCCCCATATTCAAAACAGTTTTCCCGGTTTTGAAGTTGTAGTTTCCACCTTCACGACCGCCGGCCGCAAACGGGCCGAAGCGCTGTTCGGCTCCGCCCAGCCGAAAATCGAAGTTTTTTATCTGCCGCTCGATTTGTGGGGCGTGGCCGAAAAGGTGCTGGCATCGCTTTCTCCTACTTTTTTGGTTTTGACCGAAACCGAGCTTTGGCCCCATCTGCTGGCCGCCTGCGCCCGGCGAAACATCCCCGTCTTTCTGGCTAACGGCTCCCTCTCCGAAAAAAGCGCCCGCCGCTACCGAAACCTCCGTTCCGTTTTCGCTCCCGGCATTCCCGCCTTCCAGAAACTTTTGGTGCAGACCGAACGGCACAAAACGCTTTTTGCCGAACTGGGCATCCCCGCTGGCCGAATCGAAACCGTCGGCCAGACCAAGTACGACATGCTCTGGCGGATGGACGTCCCCGAGCCGCCCGCCAAGCTGAAACCCTTCTTTTACTGGGCCGCCGGCTCCACCCGTCCCGGCGAGGAGGAAAAATTGCTGGCTGCCCAAAAACTTCTGTCCGGAAAATTTCCCAATCTGAAGTTGATTCTGGCCCCCCGCCATCTGGAACGGCTGCCGGAAATCGAAACCCTCCTTTCAGCCTCCGGCTTGTCCTTCAAGCGCGCGAGCGGGGATTTGGACTGCCAGACGCCTGTTCTTCTTTTGGACGAAATGGGGGGGTTGACATCGGTCTACGCCGGCGCACAAGCCGCCTTCGTCGGCGGGACGTTGGCCCCCTTCGGCGGGCATAATTTGCTGGAGCCCCTTTCCGTCGGAACTCCGCTGGTCTTTGGGCCTCACACGGAAAGCGTCCTGGAAACCGCGAACATTTTAACTAAAACCGAAATCGCCCGCGCGGTCGCCTCGCCGGAAGAACTGGCACAGGCCATCGAGCATTTTCTGGAGCGAAAACTTTCCCGCGCCGAAGTCCGCCAAAAGGCCCAAACCGCCTTCGCCCCCTGGGGAGGGGTGGCCGAAAAAACCGTCTCCAAAATCCGCCAGGCAACGGGCCAGCCCTGACCGAAAGCCGGTTTTACCCAATGCAAAAACTTTTTCCCCATCCCCTCTGGCTCCCCTTTTCCTGGCTCTTTCGCTTGGGGGTGGCGCTCAAAAACCTTCTGTATGATTACGGACTAATGCCGGTCTACCGCCCGCCAATGGCGGTCATCTCCGTCGGCGGTCTGGAGATTGGCGGCGGCGGCAAAACGCCAGTGCTTCTGACGCTCATTCGCCACTTTTCCAACCGCGGCACCAATTTGGTCGTCATCTCCCGCGGCTATAAAAGACGCTCGGATGGAATTCAATGTATCAATAAAGAAACCGACTGGCGCACCTTCGGCGACGAGGCCTATCTGGTTTGGCGGAAAACCAAGGTGCCGGTGGTGGTGGGGAAAAAATGGTGGGCCGCCCGCTGGGCCGCGGAAAACCTGAACCCCGAACTGCTTCTGGTGGACGATGGTTTCCAGCACCGCGCGCTGGCCCGCACGGTGGATATCGTGGTCAGTTCCGATTGGGATGCCGTGAAATCGGAGCCGCTTTTGCCTGCTGGGCGTCTGCGCGAACCGGCGGACAATCTCCGCCGCGCCCACCTGTATCTTCTGCGCCAGCGCAAAAACCCCAAAATCCCTTACGACCTTCCGGCCTTTTCCTTTTCATACGAATTGACCCGCGCCCGCCTCTGGCCGGACCGGCGCGAGCTGGAGCTTTCCGCCCTGAAACAAAAAAAGCTTTTCCTCTTCGCCGGTTTGGGCCGCCCGGAAAATTTTTTGGAAGCCGCCAAACGCTGGGAGCTTTCGGTGGCCGGTTCCTACTTTATGCCCGACCACCATCCCTACACGCAGGCCGAAGCCGACTGGCTGGTGGAAAAAAGTAAAACGGTCGGGGCCGATTTTTTGGCCACCACCGAAAAGGACGCCGTCCGTCTCTCCGGCCTCAAGCTGCCCGATTTTTCGCTCGTCGTTTTGGAAATCGAGTGCAAAATCGAGGGGAAAGAGCTTTTTTTCCGCAAACTGGAGGATCGCCTCTTTGGCCGCACGTTCGTTTGATTTTCTGGTGCTCGGTTCCGGGGTGGCGGGACTCTCCTTCGCCTTGAAGGTCGCCCCGCGCGGAAGAGTGGCGGTTGTCACAAAGAAGAAACGGAGCGAATCGAACACCAACTACGCCCAGGGGGGCATTGCCGCCGTCTTCGACTCCGCCGACTCGTTCGAAAAACACGTGCAGGACTCGCTCACCGCCGGTGCAGGACTGTGCAAGGAAGAGGTCGTCCGTCAAATCGTCCAAGCCGGCCCCCGGCTCATCCAAGAACTGGCGGGGTGGGGGGCCCAATTCACCCGCGAAGACGGCCGTTTTGCCTTGGGACGCGAAGGGGGACACTCCCAAAAAAGGGTGGTGCACGCCCACGACTTTACCGGCCGCGAACTGGAGCGCTCGCTGGTGGAAAGGGTGAGGCAGGAAAAGAATATTGAAGTTTTCGAGCACCATTTTGCCTTCGAGCTTTTGCATAAGGACGGCCGCATCTGGGGCGCCTATACCTACGACTCGGAGGATAACGTCGTTGAAACATTTTCGGCTTCAACCACCCTTCTGGCCACCGGCGGCTGCGGAAGGTTGTGGAAGCATACCACGAATCCGCCTATTGCCACCGGCGACGGGCTGGCCCTGGCCTACCGTGCCGGAGCGACCCTGGCCGACCTTGAGTTTATGCAGTTCCATCCCACCGCCTTTTACCACTCCAACGACGAGCCGTTTTTGATTTCCGAAGCGGTGCGCGGCGAAGGGGGGCTTTTGCGAACCAAGAACGGAAAGCGCTTTATGGAGGGAGCCCACCCTTTGAAGGAGCTCGCCCCGCGCGACATCGTCGCCCGCGCCATCGACCGGGTGCTGAAAGAAACCGGCGAGACGTGCGTTTTTTTGGACCTGACCCATTTGGATGCCGGTTTCGTCGAGCGCCGCTTTCCGCAGATTTCGGAATTCTGCCGCAAGAAAAAACTGGATTTGAAAAAGGACTGGATTCCGGTCGTACCGGCCGCCCATTATATGTGCGGCGGGGTTGTGACCGATGTCTATGGCCGGACCAACCTCCCCGGCCTTTTGGCCGCTGGCGAGGTCGCCTGCACCGGAATGCACGGCGCCAACCGCCTCGCCTCCAATTCGCTCCTCGAGGCGCTGGCGACGGCCGATTTCGCCGCCCAAAAAGTACGCGAAGAAAAAAGACCAAAGACGATCCCCGATTTTCCTGATTACCGGCACCCGGCAGAAAAACCGGCTCCCGAAAGAATCGTCGCGGCTCACGAGCGGGAAGCGATTGCCTCAATAATGTGGGACTATGTCGGCATCGTCCGCACGAATGAGCGACTGACACTCGCCGCCGAACGGCTGGCCGCCGTTGCGGAAGGGGTCAAAAATTTTTATTATAGCCGTCCGTTGAGTTACGATTCGATTGAGTTGTTCAATCTCGCCACCGTTTCCCGTCTCGTGGTCGCCTGCGCCCAGGCCCGCAAGGAATCCCGCGGCCTGCACTGCAATCTCGACTATCCGGAAACGGCCGAAGGCAAGCCCGAGGACACCATTCTTAAACCCGGACTTTTCTAATGCACCAAAAAATCGTCATTTTGGATTTCGGCGGCCAATATACCCAGCTTATAGCCCGCCGCATCCGGGAGCAGAACGTCCTTTCCGAAATTTTTCCCTTCGATACGCCGCTTTCCAACCTGACGGCGCCGGAAGTCATCGGCATCATCCTCTCCGGCGGCCCCTCTTCCGTCTCCGACCCCGGCGCGCCGATTGTACAACGGGAGGTTTTTGAGCTGGGCAAACCCCTTTTGGGTCTTTGCTACGGCTTGCAGCTTCAGGCCTATCTTTTGGGCGGCAGGGTGGAACAATCCAAAAACCGGGAATACGGCCCGGCCGAGTTTCAAATTCTAAAATCCAACCCGCTTTTCAAGGGAGTCCGCCGCCGCTCCAGGGTCTGGATGAGCCACGGCGACACGGTCAAAAAGCTGCCCCCCGATTTTGTCTTGACCGGCTCCACCAAAAGCGTCAAAGCCGCCGCCTTTTTCCACCCGAAAAAGAAGCTTTTCGGCCTTCAGTTCCACCCGGAGGTGATGCACACGGAGGAGGGGCAAAAAATTCTCAAAAATTTCCTTTCCATCTGCCGCGCCCGGCGCGATTGGACGATGGCCTCCTTTGTCAAGACCGAAGCGGAAGCCATCCGTAAAACGGTGGGGCGAGGCAAAGTTCTCTGCGCCGTCTCCGGCGGGGTGGATTCCACCGTCGCCGCCGTCTTGATTCACAAAGCCGTCGGCGGGCGGCTCCACTCGGTCTTCGTCGACCACGGCCTTTTGCGTCAGGACGAGGCGGAGGAAGTAAGAAAGCTCCTTTCCCGCTTCAAAATCCCATTCTCCATCGTCGACGCCAAAAAACTCTTTTTGAAAAAGCTGGAGGGGATAACCGACCCGGAAGAAAAGCGCAAAATCATCGGCCATACCTTCATTGAAGTATTTGAGGAGGAGGCCGGAAAAAAAGGCCCGTTTGAGTTTTTGGCGCAGGGGACCCTCTATCCCGACTGGATTGAAAGCCGGTCGGCCAAAGGCCCCTCCGCCACGATTAAAACCCATCACAACGTCGGCGGCCTGCCGGAAAAACTGCCGTTCAAGCTGATTGAGCCCTTGAAGGAGCTTTTCAAAGACGAGGTCCGCAAACTCGGCTTGGCCCTGAAAATTCCCCGCGAAAATCTCTTCCGCCATCCTTTCCCCGGCCCGGGCCTGGCCGTGCGCATCATCGGCGAGATTACAGAAGAGCGGGTGGCCCGCTTGCAGAAAGCCGACGCCATCTTCATCGATGAACTCAAGCGCTGGAAATTATATGACCAAAGCTGGCAGGCCTTCGCCGTTCTGCTCCCGGTCTCGACCGTCGGAGTGATGGGGGACTCCCGGACTTACGAAAACGTCATCGCCCTCCGCGCGGTCACCTCGACCGATGGAATGACCGCCGACTGGAGCCGCCTACCCAGTGACTTTTTGGCCCACGTCTCCAACCGCATCGTCAACGAGGTGAAGGGTATCAACCGGGTGGTGTACGACGTCTCCTCCAAACCCCCCGCCACCATCGAGTGGGAGTAGCGTGACCAAATTCATCGACCTCTCCGGCCAGACCGCCCTCGTAACCGGCGGTTCCCGCGGCATCGGCCAAGCCGCCTGCATCTATCTGGCCAAAGCCGGCGCGGATGTGGTTTTCAGCTATGCCAAAAATGAAAAAGCAGCCCAAAAAACTTTGGAGGAGATCGAAAAATCCGGCCAGAAGGGGCTGGCGGTGAAGGCCGACGTCTCCAAATTTTCCGAAGTGGAAAAGTTAGTCGAAGCGACCGTAAAGAAATTTAACCGCATCGACATCCTGGTGACCAACGCCGGAATTTGGGAAGAAGCCGCCATCGAAAAAATGACGCCTGAAAAACTGGCCAAAACGGTCGAAACCAACCTCTACGGTACCTTTTACGCAATAACACTCTGCGTGCCGTATATGAAAAAGCAGAAATCGGGCAACATAATAACGGTGTCTTCGACAGCCGGGCAAAGGGGGGAGGCGTTTCATTCCCATTACGCCGCCACCAAGGGGGCCGTCATCAGCTTGACCAAATCGCTGGCGCCGGAGCTGGCTCCTTTCGGCATTCGGGTGAACTGCGTCGCCCCCGGCTGGGTGGATACCGATATGAGCCATGCGGCCTTGACGGGCAAAGACCGGAAAAAAATCCTCTCGTTGATTCCGGTCGGCCGCGCCGCGGAGGTGGAAGAAATCGCCGGCGCCATTTTGTTTTTGGCCTCCGGCCTATCCAGTTTTGTCGGCGGCGAAATTCTAAACGTAAACGGCGGTGCCGTCCTCATTGGCTGAACCCATCTTCCTAATCTCCAATCTCTGCCTTTTATGTAGGGGCGGGTTTAATCTGGTCGTCCCCGACAACCCCAACCTGTCCGGCTCTGTCTTCGTAGGGGCGAACTTCGTGTTCGCCCTCCCCTCTCCATTTATGGAGAGGGGTCGGGGGTGAGGTGTTTTCGTAGGGGCACGTTGCTACGCGCCCATTTTTGTCCCCCTTACCAAGGGGGACGAGGCCGCCAGGCCGGAGGGGGTGTTTTCGTAGTGGCGAATCTCGTGTTCGCCCGCCTTTATTTTTCGTTCTTTCGTAAGGGCACAATACATTGTGCCCTTTCCCTTCCCGTGTCGGGAAGGCCTGCCCGAGCGCAGTCGAGGGAAGGCCGGAGGGGGTCAAAATACCCCTTGACATCCCTCCAATTTACCCTTGATTTTATACGGACGGAAATCCCAAGGCAATGCCTTGTAAGGAGAACTCTTGAGGCCCCAAAACCTCGTTGCAACAGCCCTGCTCGCCCTCCTCCCCACCCTTGCATTTACTTTCCAACCTCTTTTCGATACGTGGAGCAGTTTCGAGGCCGGAGATAATGCTCGCACAGTAATTTCAGCCGATTTGGATGCCGATGGAGACCAAGATTTGGCAGTTCTCAACAGTGGCCCAGGAGCAGTTTCAATTTTAATGAACGTTGGAGATGGAACATTTTCCCCCAAAGTAAGTTATGCGGTCAATAGCGGATCTCTGTCAATGTGCGTTTCGGATTTAGATAGTGATGAAGATCAGGATTTGACCGTAGGGGGTGGAACCGCTGTGTCCGTTTTAAAGAATAACGGAGACGGAACCTTCGCT
Protein-coding regions in this window:
- the lpxB gene encoding lipid-A-disaccharide synthase; protein product: MPEVFISAGEASGDFLAGALVAEMKKIHPNLNFSGLGGPSLRSAGIQTLYDINDLGVVGFWEVAKKIRFFRKVLSQVKTELQTRKPDLVLLVDYPGMNLKIARLAKSLGLKVGYFVSPQFWAWKEGRVEAVKKNVDKMVVLFLFEIDFYKKHGLEAECYGHPFLDLVKPEIPKAEFFRQNGLDPLLPLISFFPGSRKQQLERHLPLIFQTLSRLKADGLRFQSCWGLAPGLSKECSAQMLPEEFKPEVKLIDQRRYSLMAASDFALSSVGTITLELALLQTPFLIFYKTSPLTYFLAKRWVKLPYVGLVNLVAEKKIVPEFLQSEAMPEKLAESAYFYLKEPLLSARLKEKLATVRENLGSPGALPKIAASFCRLV
- the lpxK gene encoding tetraacyldisaccharide 4'-kinase, with protein sequence MQKLFPHPLWLPFSWLFRLGVALKNLLYDYGLMPVYRPPMAVISVGGLEIGGGGKTPVLLTLIRHFSNRGTNLVVISRGYKRRSDGIQCINKETDWRTFGDEAYLVWRKTKVPVVVGKKWWAARWAAENLNPELLLVDDGFQHRALARTVDIVVSSDWDAVKSEPLLPAGRLREPADNLRRAHLYLLRQRKNPKIPYDLPAFSFSYELTRARLWPDRRELELSALKQKKLFLFAGLGRPENFLEAAKRWELSVAGSYFMPDHHPYTQAEADWLVEKSKTVGADFLATTEKDAVRLSGLKLPDFSLVVLEIECKIEGKELFFRKLEDRLFGRTFV
- the nadB gene encoding L-aspartate oxidase, coding for MAARSFDFLVLGSGVAGLSFALKVAPRGRVAVVTKKKRSESNTNYAQGGIAAVFDSADSFEKHVQDSLTAGAGLCKEEVVRQIVQAGPRLIQELAGWGAQFTREDGRFALGREGGHSQKRVVHAHDFTGRELERSLVERVRQEKNIEVFEHHFAFELLHKDGRIWGAYTYDSEDNVVETFSASTTLLATGGCGRLWKHTTNPPIATGDGLALAYRAGATLADLEFMQFHPTAFYHSNDEPFLISEAVRGEGGLLRTKNGKRFMEGAHPLKELAPRDIVARAIDRVLKETGETCVFLDLTHLDAGFVERRFPQISEFCRKKKLDLKKDWIPVVPAAHYMCGGVVTDVYGRTNLPGLLAAGEVACTGMHGANRLASNSLLEALATADFAAQKVREEKRPKTIPDFPDYRHPAEKPAPERIVAAHEREAIASIMWDYVGIVRTNERLTLAAERLAAVAEGVKNFYYSRPLSYDSIELFNLATVSRLVVACAQARKESRGLHCNLDYPETAEGKPEDTILKPGLF
- the guaA gene encoding glutamine-hydrolyzing GMP synthase translates to MHQKIVILDFGGQYTQLIARRIREQNVLSEIFPFDTPLSNLTAPEVIGIILSGGPSSVSDPGAPIVQREVFELGKPLLGLCYGLQLQAYLLGGRVEQSKNREYGPAEFQILKSNPLFKGVRRRSRVWMSHGDTVKKLPPDFVLTGSTKSVKAAAFFHPKKKLFGLQFHPEVMHTEEGQKILKNFLSICRARRDWTMASFVKTEAEAIRKTVGRGKVLCAVSGGVDSTVAAVLIHKAVGGRLHSVFVDHGLLRQDEAEEVRKLLSRFKIPFSIVDAKKLFLKKLEGITDPEEKRKIIGHTFIEVFEEEAGKKGPFEFLAQGTLYPDWIESRSAKGPSATIKTHHNVGGLPEKLPFKLIEPLKELFKDEVRKLGLALKIPRENLFRHPFPGPGLAVRIIGEITEERVARLQKADAIFIDELKRWKLYDQSWQAFAVLLPVSTVGVMGDSRTYENVIALRAVTSTDGMTADWSRLPSDFLAHVSNRIVNEVKGINRVVYDVSSKPPATIEWE
- a CDS encoding 3-oxoacyl-ACP reductase family protein, which gives rise to MTKFIDLSGQTALVTGGSRGIGQAACIYLAKAGADVVFSYAKNEKAAQKTLEEIEKSGQKGLAVKADVSKFSEVEKLVEATVKKFNRIDILVTNAGIWEEAAIEKMTPEKLAKTVETNLYGTFYAITLCVPYMKKQKSGNIITVSSTAGQRGEAFHSHYAATKGAVISLTKSLAPELAPFGIRVNCVAPGWVDTDMSHAALTGKDRKKILSLIPVGRAAEVEEIAGAILFLASGLSSFVGGEILNVNGGAVLIG
- a CDS encoding glycosyltransferase N-terminal domain-containing protein yields the protein MLFFLYRIGFWLAFPVLFLWMLAEAAVEGRKIWQRLGMALPKPAGGKRIWLHASSVGEVNVLDLLVPHIQNSFPGFEVVVSTFTTAGRKRAEALFGSAQPKIEVFYLPLDLWGVAEKVLASLSPTFLVLTETELWPHLLAACARRNIPVFLANGSLSEKSARRYRNLRSVFAPGIPAFQKLLVQTERHKTLFAELGIPAGRIETVGQTKYDMLWRMDVPEPPAKLKPFFYWAAGSTRPGEEEKLLAAQKLLSGKFPNLKLILAPRHLERLPEIETLLSASGLSFKRASGDLDCQTPVLLLDEMGGLTSVYAGAQAAFVGGTLAPFGGHNLLEPLSVGTPLVFGPHTESVLETANILTKTEIARAVASPEELAQAIEHFLERKLSRAEVRQKAQTAFAPWGGVAEKTVSKIRQATGQP